From Danaus plexippus chromosome 11, MEX_DaPlex, whole genome shotgun sequence, the proteins below share one genomic window:
- the LOC116765472 gene encoding flexible cuticle protein 12-like, which yields MKLIVLICLVAAVAAAPPSRVNYDNNNVQILSYENDNIGLNRYKYGFSQSDGTKQEQQGEFRSDGVYVVKGFYSWVGPNGYLYTVKYISDENGYQPEMEEAPGYDSGLIATALG from the exons ATGAAACTg atAGTACTCATATGTTTAGTTGCTGCAGTAGCAGCAGCTCCGCCTTCTAGAGTTAACTATGATAACAATAACGTACAAATTCTTTCCTATGAAAACGATAACATTGGTTTAAATAGATACAAATATGG CTTCTCACAGTCAGATGGAACGAAACAGGAGCAACAGGGTGAATTTAGAAGCGACGGTGTTTATGTCGTGAAAGGTTTTTATTCGTGGGTCGGTCCCAACGGTTACCTGTATACCGTCAAATACATTTCTGATGAAAATGGCTATCAACCAGAAATGGAAGAGGCCCCCGGTTATGATTCTGGTCTCATTGCTACCGCTCTCGGCTAA
- the LOC116765463 gene encoding uncharacterized protein LOC116765463, with protein sequence MAKNFSSMLFLFTFLVMVNENFSFPGHIPIISFVPNSLNYFTHRINLIQPVHGVRKILFPEINGVKRIPLRPYEGQYMAKQNLPSLVPNMTNNITEFSLNITKENENFNQSNRSFNNDSNIQNKEIDKKWNLFFDQYFKNQTIKSKTASIKNTEIHTIPEDIFEAKYTENSEETSEFVTTTDTTDTTPYDSETTTEDDLLRNGLPPEVISSLLG encoded by the exons atggctaaaaattttagcagt atgttatttttatttacatttttggttatggtaaatgaaaattttagttttccgGGACATATACCGATAATCAGTTTTGTGCCAAATAGTCTGAACTATTTTACTCatcgaataaatttaatacaaccaGTACATGGAGTACgcaaaat TTTGTTTCCAGAAATTAATGGAGTAAAACGAATACCTTTACGACCTTATGAAGGTCAATATATGGCCAAACAAAATCTTCCATCACTTGTCCCaaatatgacaaataatatCACAGAATTTAgtcttaatataacaaaagaaaacgAAAATTTCAATCAGAGCAACCGatcttttaataatgattcTAACATCCAAAACAAGGAAATAGATAAAAAGTGGAATTTGTTTTTCGATCAGTATTTTAAGAATCAAACTATTAAATCTAAGACTGCCAGCATTAAAAATACGGAAATTCATACAATTCCTGAGGATATTTTTGAGGCAAAATATACAGAAAACTCAGAAGAGACAAGTGAATTTGTTACCACTACAGACACAACTGACACAACTCCTTATGATAGCGAG ACAACAACTGAGGATGATCTTCTGAGAAATGGCTTACCTCCTGAAGTTATATCATCGCTTTTGGGATAG
- the LOC133319014 gene encoding endocuticle structural glycoprotein ABD-5-like → MKLFLVLTLVAVASAAPQNPQDVQILRYDSDNSGLGSYSFAWELSDGSKHEEQGQLKNQGTEAEALSVQGQYAWVGPDGVTYTVTYLADENGYQPQLQQSPGGSIPSAVIESFLG, encoded by the exons atgaaattg TTTCTTGTCTTAACCCTGGTTGCTGTTGCTTCCGCGGCTCCTCAAAATCCACAGGATGTTCAGATCCTACGATATGATTCTGATAATTCTGGCTTAGGTTCATACAGCTTTGC CTGGGAACTATCTGATGGAAGCAAACATGAAGAACAGGGACAGTTAAAGAATCAAGGAACTGAAGCTGAGGCTTTGAGTGTGCAAGGACAGTATGCGTGGGTTGGCCCTGATGGTGTGACATATACTGTCACTTATTTGGCTGACGAAAATGGCTACCAACCCCAGCTCCAACAGAGTCCCGGTGGATCAATACCATCAGCAGTCATAGAATCTTTTCTCggttaa
- the LOC116765475 gene encoding endocuticle structural glycoprotein SgAbd-5-like, whose amino-acid sequence MKFFVALCLLAVVSAAPPYDDVQVVKYDNDNIGIGNYRFLLEQSDGTKQEQYGELKNEGQIGQAVEVRGSYSWIAPDGYKYTVNYVADANGYKSTIDKEERPYKYSSQ is encoded by the exons ATGAAATTT TTTGTTGCTCTCTGTTTGCTTGCCGTCGTTTCAGCTGCACCTCCTTACGATGACGTACAAGTAGTTAAATACGACAATGACAACATCGGAATAGGAAACTACAGATTTTT ATTGGAACAATCTGATGGTACGAAGCAAGAACAATATGGTGAGCTGAAAAACGAAGGTCAAATTGGCCAAGCTGTGGAAGTCAGGGGCTCTTATTCATGGATAGCTCCCGACGGATACAAGTACACTGTTAACTATGTTGCTGATGCAAATGGATACAAATCGACTATTGACAAAGAAGAACGCccttataaatacagtagtcaATGA
- the LOC116765471 gene encoding endocuticle structural glycoprotein SgAbd-5-like — MKLFLVLACVALATAAPKHQLVRRSEPDGKNVEILRYDNENDGLGSYKFGFELSDQTKREEQGELKNAGSENEFIAVKGSYSWVDQDGQLYTVNYVADENGFQPTIEQSKGGAIPSAVLAAFTG, encoded by the exons ATGAAACTG TTTTTGGTTCTTGCTTGTGTAGCATTAGCTACAGCAGCCCCAAAACATCAACTCGTCCGCCGATCAGAGCCTGACGGTAAAAATGTAGAAATATTACGATATGACAACGAAAACGATGGACTTGGCTCCTATAAATTTGG ttttgaATTAAGCGATCAAACTAAGCGAGAAGAACAGGGGGAACTGAAAAATGCTGGTAGCGAAAATGAGTTTATTGCTGTCAAGGGTTCATACAGCTGGGTCGATCAGGACGGACAATTGTACACAGTCAACTATGTGGCTGACGAAAACGGTTTTCAACCAACCATTGAGCAATCAAAAGGCGGAGCCATACCGTCAGCTGTTCTAGCGGCTTTTACTGGATAA